Proteins encoded in a region of the Triticum dicoccoides isolate Atlit2015 ecotype Zavitan chromosome 3A, WEW_v2.0, whole genome shotgun sequence genome:
- the LOC119273301 gene encoding uncharacterized protein LOC119273301 has translation MQRLCTVIALVPGWEGRVVFHPSKGWGWGRVSFVWERGEEKPAELRRGRRQGGPIPTRSHSLTPCSALQLAHHSLIHSLARPLARSISSSIPRSAHSTRTVHSIRPSPSISTATDPPAFTFQSPAAAAGLIWVGSMEGDDKWKLSKKGRSRSGRNYYYGDASGASTSAGTSGGLSRSYSASVTATRDGAGASGSGGGSSSSEQQKKEEADSRRRLSKKCVEAVKEHRARFYIVRRCVSMLVCWRDY, from the exons ATGCAGAGGTTATGCACAGTGATCGCA CTGGTGCCTGGCTGGGAGGGACGAGTTGTCTTCCATCCGTCGAAAGGTTGGGGTTGGGGTCGGGTTTCATTTGTTTGGGAGCGAGGCGAGGAGAAGCCAGCTGAGCTGAGGAGGGGGAGGAGACAGGGCGGCCCCATTCCCACTCGCTCCCACTCCCTCACTCCCTGCTCCGCTCTGCAGCTAGCACACCATTCATTGATTCACTCGCTCGCCCGCCCGCTCGCTCGCTCCATTTCTTCTTCTATCCCTCGCTCTGCTCATTCCACGCGCACTGTCCACTCCATCCGTCCATCCCCATCCATCTCCACCGCCACCGACCCACCTGCATTTACGTTtcagtcgccggcggcggcggcagggctgATCTGGGTTGGAAGCATGGAGGGGGACGACAAGTGGAAGCTGTCCAAGAAGGGGCGGAGCAGATCGGGCCGGAACTACTACTACGGCGACGCGTCCGGGGCCAGCACCAGCGCCGGCACCAGCGGGGGGCTGAGCCGGAGCTACTCGGCCAGCGTCACCGCCACCCGGGACGGCGCCGGCGCCAGCGGGAGCGGGGGCGGGAGCTCGTCGTCGGAGCAGCAGAAGAAGGAGGAGGCCGACTCCCGGCGGCGGCTGTCCAAGAAGTGCGTGGAGGCGGTCAAGGAGCACCGCGCGCGCTTCTACATCGTCCGCCGCTGCGTCTCCATGCTCGTCTGCTGGCGCGACTACTAG